In one Colletotrichum destructivum chromosome 2, complete sequence genomic region, the following are encoded:
- a CDS encoding Putative armadillo-like helical, splicing factor 3B subunit 1, TOG domain-containing protein: MSDADFETVRKLQAERNAAAAAKKGSHTFDPTNQRADTGTKQKLTDSFDTDLYDRNGVDKFAGYNTSIPAGEDDDDEMEGTDNTRRLVGQYTASRDMIDEFARGDGVEEDDPLAGRGEKSNRITDRETDYQKRRFDRALSPVRTDAFSNGDNQDGSSYREIMARRELEKEEEEVARKIKEKAAAGPEEDGNVAQATLQDDDKENAQAGSTEEVSAGRKRKKRWDVSSAPAADEEAAQPSEPAKSKRSRWDQTPSLEPADAPKKRSRWDQAPSATPMGNQGLATPMHPSQAGGALLPTTFGTDVSGRNAPLSDEELDALLPGEDQGYKILEPPPGYAPIRAPAHKLMATPAPQTGFMMQDPDSVRLSGKPVPAEIPGIGDLQFFKAEDMAYFGKLTDGSDENSLSVEEMKERKIMRLLLKVKNGTPPMRKTALRQLTDNARQFGAGPLFDQILPLLMEKTLEDQERHLLVKVIDRILYKLDDLVRPYVHKILVVIEPLLIDQDYYARVEGREIISNLSKAAGLATMISTMRPDIDHVDEYVRNTTARAFAVVASALGIPALLPFLRAVCRSKKSWQARHTGVKIVQQIPILMGCAVLPHLKGLVDCIGPNLNDEQTKVRTVTSLAIAALAEASNPYGIESFDDILNPLWTGARKQRGKGLAGFLKAVGFIIPLMDEEYANYYTSQIMEILLREFSSPDEEMKKVVLKVVSQCAGTDGVTAGYLKEHVLDEFFKSFWVRRMALDKRNYRQVVETTVDIGQKVGVSEILERIVVNLKDESEAYRKMTVETVEKIVASLGAADIGERLEERLIDGILHSFQEQSVEDIVMLNGFGSVVNALGSRCKPYLPQIVSTILWRLNNKSATVRQQAADLISRIAMVMKQCGEDALMGKLGIVLYEYLGEEYPEVLGSILGALRSIVTVVGITQMQPPIKDLLPRLTPILRNRHEKVQENTIDLVGRIADRGPESVNAREWMRICFELLDMLKAHKKGIRRAANNTFGFIAKAIGPQDVLATLLNNLRVQERQSRVNTAVAIGIVAETCAPFTVLPALMNEYRVPELNVQNGVLKSLSFLFEYIGEMAKDYVYAVTPLLEDALIDRDQVHRQTAASVVKHIALGVVGLGCEDAMVHLLNLLYPNLFETSPHVIDRIIEAIEAIRMAVGPGVVLNYVWAGLFHPARKVRQPYWRLYNDAYVQGADAMVPYYPNLDEEKVDRSELAIML; encoded by the coding sequence ATGTCCGACGCAGACTTCGAGACCGTCCGGAAGCTCCAGGCGGAGCgcaacgctgccgccgctgcgaAAAAGGGCTCGCACACCTTCGACCCGACCAACCAGCGTGCCGACACAGGCACCAAGCAGAAACTCACCGATAGCTTCGACACCGATCTGTACGATCGCAATGGCGTCGACAAGTTTGCCGGATACAACACGTCCATCCCCGCaggtgaggatgatgacgacgaaaTGGAGGGCACCGACAATACGCGCCGTCTCGTCGGCCAGTACACGGCTTCGCGTGACATGATTGACGAATTTGCacgcggcgatggcgtcgaggaagacgaccCGTTGGCGGGCCGTGGCGAGAAGAGCAACAGGATTACCGATCGCGAGACTGACTACCAGAAGCGCCGCTTCGACCGCGCCCTCTCTCCCGTTCGAACCGATGCCTTTTCCAACGGCGACAACCAGGATGGCTCTAGCTACCGCGAAATcatggcgaggagggaacttgagaaggaggaggaggaggttgcACGCAAAATCAAAGAAAAGGCCGCAGCCGGtcccgaggaagacggcaATGTTGCTCAGGCGACTTTACAGGAtgacgacaaggagaacgccCAAGCAGGATCTACTGAGGAAGTCTCTGCTGGAAGGAAGCGTAAGAAGAGATGGGACGTGTCGTCCGCGCCAgctgccgacgaggaggccgctCAGCCGTCAGAGCCTGCGAAGTCTAAGCGGTCACGATGGGACCAGACGCCTTCTTTGGAGCCCGCAGACGCGCCGAAGAAGCGATCAAGATGGGACCAGGCACCCTCGGCCACTCCTATGGGAAACCAGGGGCTCGCCACTCCGATGCACCCTTCACAAGCGGGCGGTGCTCTCCTGCCTACGACCTTCGGGACGGATGTCTCGGGACGCAACGCGCCTCTGAGCGACGAAGAGCTGGATGCGCTTCTTCCCGGCGAGGATCAAGGATATAAGATCCTTGAGCCGCCGCCAGGATACGCCCCAATTCGCGCTCCTGCCCACAAGCTCATGGCCACGCCAGCACCGCAAACCGGGTTCATGATGCAAGACCCCGACTCTGTCAGGCTGAGCGGAAAGCCTGTTCCGGCAGAAATCCCGGGCATTGGCGACCTGCAGTTcttcaaggccgaggacatgGCGTACTTTGGTAAGCTGACCGACGGCTCTGATGAGAACAGCTTGAGCGtggaggagatgaaggagaggaagatcATGAGGCTGCTCTTGAAAGTCAAGAACGGTACTCCTCCAATGCGTAAAACCGCTCTGAGACAGCTCACCGACAATGCCAGGCAGTTTGGAGCCGGTCCGCTCTTCGACCAGATTCTCCCGCTGCTCATGGAGAAGACGTTGGAAGACCAAGAACGTCATTTGCTCGTCAAGGTCATTGACCGTATCCTCTACAAGCTCGATGATCTCGTGCGGCCATACGTCCACAAGATTCTAGTCGTCATCGAGCCGCTGCTCATCGACCAAGACTACTACGCCAGAGTGGAAGGACGCGAGATCATCTCCAACCTTAGCAAAGCCGCTGGTCTGGCCACCATGATCAGCACAATGAGACCAGATATCGACCACGTTGATGAGTATGTCCGAAACACCACCGCCAGAGCCTTTGCTGTGGTTGCGTCTGCCTTGGGTATCCCGGCCCTGTTGCCTTTTCTTCGAGCCGTCTGTCGAAGCAAGAAGTCATGGCAGGCTCGACACACCGGTGTCAAGATTGTACAGCAGATTCCTATCCTGATGGGCTGCGCCGTTCTGCCACATTTGAAAGGCTTGGTAGACTGCATTGGTCCAAACCTCAACGACGAACAGACAAAGGTCAGGACTGTCACCAGtctggccatcgccgcccttgccgaaGCGTCGAACCCCTACGGTATCGAGAGCTTCGACGACATTCTCAACCCGTTATGGACCGGAGCTCGCAAACAGCGAGGAAAGGGTCTGGCAGGTTTCCTCAAGGCAGTTGGCTTCATCATCCCGCTCATGGACGAGGAGTACGCCAACTACTACACCAGTCAAATAATGGAAATCCTTCTTCGCGAATTCTCCTCGCCCGATGAGGAAATGAAGAAGGTTGTCTTGAAGGTGGTGTCTCAGTGCGCAGGTACCGATGGCGTTACTGCAGGCTACCTCAAGGAACATGTTTTGGACGAGTTCTTCAAGAGCTTCTGGGTGCGGCGAATGGCCTTGGACAAGCGCAACTACAGGCAGGTTGTCGAAACTACGGTCGACATCGGCCAAAAGGTTGGCGTAAGCGAGATTCTGGAGAGAATTGTGGTGAACCTTAAGGACGAAAGCGAGGCTTATAGGAAGATGACTGTCGAGACAGTCGAGAAGATTGTTGCCAGCCTCGGCGCTGCGGACATCGGCGAGCGTCTCGAAGAGCGCTTGATTGACGGAATTCTACACTCGTTCCAAGAACAGAGCGTGGAGGACATTGTCATGCTTAACGGTTTCGGCTCTGTTGTCAACGCTCTGGGGTCGCGCTGCAAGCCTTACCTGCCACAGATCGTCAGCACCATCCTCTGGCGGCTGAACAACAAGTCGGCAACAGTACGACAGCAAGCGGCCGACCTTATTTCACGAATTGCTATGGTCATGAAGCAATGCGGAGAGGACGCCTTGATGGGCAAACTCGGTATCGTGCTCTACGAATATTTGGGCGAGGAGTACCCCGAAGTCCTTGGGTCCATCCTGGGAGCTCTACGGTCTATCGTCACGGTTGTTGGTATCACACAGATGCAGCCTCCGATCAAGGACCTCCTGCCCCGACTTACTCCTATTCTTCGCAACCGACACGAAAAGGTCCAGGAAAACACCATCGATCTCGTCGGTCGTATCGCCGACCGTGGCCCTGAGAGTGTCAACGCCCGCGAATGGATGCGTATTTGCTTCGAGCTGCTCGATATGCTCAAGGCGCACAAGAAGGGCATCCGTCGTGCCGCCAACAACACGTTCGGCTTCATCGCTAAGGCCATCGGTCCCCAGGACGTCCTCGCTACGCTGCTGAACAACCTTCGAGTGCAGGAGCGCCAGTCTCGTGTCAACACAGCTGTTGCTATTGGCATTGTCGCCGAGACGTGTGCCCCTTTCACGGTTCTCCCCGCCCTCATGAACGAGTACCGCGTGCCGGAGCTGAACGTGCAAAACGGTGTGCTCAAGTCTCTATCCTTCCTGTTCGAGTACATTGGCGAGATGGCCAAGGATTACGTCTATGCCGTCACCCCTTTGCTCGAGGACGCTCTTATCGACCGCGACCAGGTCCACCGCCAGACGGCGGCCTCAGTTGTCAAGCACATCGCGCTTGGTgtcgtcggtctcggttGCGAGGATGCCATGGTCCACCTTCTCAACCTCCTGTACCCGAACCTCTTTGAAACGAGCCCCCACGTCATTGACCGTAtcatcgaggccatcgaAGCCATCCGCATGGCTGTCGGTCCCGGTGTGGTCCTCAACTACGTTTGGGCAGGTCTGTTCCACCCGGCACGCAAGGTACGGCAGCCCTACTGGCGACTTTACAACGACGCCTACGTCCAGGGTGCCGACGCTATGGTGCCGTACTATCCCAActtggacgaggagaaggttgACAGGTCGGAGTTGGCGATCATGCTCTAA
- a CDS encoding Putative DNA repair metallo-beta-lactamase, ribonuclease Z/Hydroxyacylglutathione hydrolase, translating into MGPSSSAARKRTITPKKTLTKLPLSKKPARPNASILNFFQKTEKPEPTLFLDGHDKLVPPQNGGGEEIEIYDAEPWEEDKRFNEVEGPSKRRRLSQGDEESEGEPLEEKKPESPMQSEQVALSPPLSTRLSKKQQAKHKGPFLDDSDSEEDSGPAKTAGFLGTIRNRPPIVPPPKSEENSTSPVISEEEDPMPLISLGKRESTPSAQETSCPPPPMKVEDSIDAEFANVDEFGDLDEFPDDEDFGGEEYRMMRFMKEQARLEAEIEDEATGSDSLDGLVDRGRLGDAMVANCPICDGSLAGITPDEATRHVNACLDGSPIPLPQSNETKKLKEGGIASSPMPASPEVSKRFARAAIPREGQANPFNLGEIENKPTSAFSKLMSGHAEDAAWAGAAAAEHSARGKPAYQRTCPFYKIMPGFYICVDAFRYGAVKGCNAYFLSHFHSDHYIGLTANWTHGPIYCSKVTGDLVKMQLRVAAHWVRPLEFDETVEVSGTEGVTVTMISANHCPGSSLFLFEKSIGKGNSARKQRILHCGDFRACPAQVGHPLLKPEVQDSISGKTKQQKIDVCYLDTTYLNPRYSFPPQNDVIKACADMCKSLAPDQSLMDDTWDKINREAGTGTVSKFFTKVNADGEVSESNPKTAPKDRLLVICGTYSIGKERICKAIAQALGSKIFASKSKIRICSKLGDPELTALMTDNPYEAQVHMQMLMEIRAETLQEYLNSYKPHFSRIVGFRPSGWNYRPQGASKSVTASTQPSTIPTTQIFQAQAWRSRFGAKDFVPQRGSTKEAMCFGVPYSEHSSFRELAMFIMSLHIEKVVPTVNVGSEVSRKRMKGWIDKWLAERRKGGLLRPLEGEEGECKGVRLWDGKDSCGGGVWW; encoded by the coding sequence ATGGGGCCTTCGTCCTCAGCAGCGCGGAAGCGAACCATCACTCCGAAGAAAACATTGACCAAGCTCCCACTTTCCAAGAAGCCCGCAAGGCCGAATGCTAGCATTTTGAATTTTTTTCAGAAGACCGAGAAACCCGAACCGACTCTGTTCCTCGATGGTCACGATAAACTCGTACCCCCCCAGAacggaggaggcgaagagaTCGAGATTTACGATGCTGAACCATGGGAGGAGGACAAACGATTCAACGAGGTTGAGGGCCCGAGCAAGAGGAGAAGACTTAGCCAAGGGGATGAGGAAAGCGAAGGAGAGCCGttggaagaaaaaaagccCGAAAGCCCCATGCAATCCGAACAAGTTGCATTATCGCCACCCTTGAGTACGAGACTCTCAAAGAAGCAACAGGCGAAGCATAAGGGCCCCTTCCTTGACGACTCCGATAGCGAAGAAGATTCTGGCCCGGCAAAAACGGCAGGGTTTCTTGGGACTATCCGAAACCGCCCGCCTATTGTTCCGCCCCCCAAGTCAGAAGAAAACTCAACGAGCCCCGTCATatcggaagaggaggaccCGATGCCGCTGATTTCGTTGGGCAAACGCGAGTCAACGCCGTCCGCACAAGAGACTAGCtgtccgccaccgccaatGAAGGTTGAGGACTCGATCGACGCTGAGTTTGCAAATGTTGACGAATTTGGTGACTTAGACGAATTTCCCGACGATGAAGactttggcggcgaagagTATCGCATGATGCGGTTTATGAAGGAGCAAGCCCGCTTAGAGGCTGAAATTGAGGACGAAGCCACTGGGAGTGACtctctcgacggcctcgtagACCGTGGTCGACTGGGCGACGCCATGGTAGCCAACTGCCCAATATGCGACGGTAGTCTAGCTGGTATCACCCCCGACGAGGCAACACGACATGTCAATGCGTGCCTCGATGGCAGCCCGATCCCACTTCCCCAATCCAACGAAACCAAAAAGCTCAAGGAAGGGGGCATTGCTAGTTCGCCGATGCCTGCTTCTCCAGAAGTCAGCAAACGATTCGCACGCGCTGCTATTCCCCGAGAAGGTCAAGCCAATCCCTTCAACCTGGGCGAGATTGAGAATAAACCAACTTCTGCCTTCAGCAAGCTGATGTCAGGCCATGCTGAAGACGCTGCGTGGGctggcgccgctgccgcagaGCACTCGGCACGCGGCAAACCTGCATACCAGCGAACCTGCCCGTTCTACAAAATCATGCCTGGGTTCTACATCTGTGTGGATGCCTTCAGGTATGGTGCGGTCAAAGGATGTAATGCATACTTCTTAAGCCACTTTCACAGCGATCACTACATTGGGTTGACTGCCAACTGGACGCATGGCCCCATATACTGCAGCAAAGTCACCGGTGACCTGGTCAAGATGCAGCTGCGTGTTGCTGCCCACTGGGTTCGGCCCCTCGAGTTCGATGAGACAGTCGAGGTGTCAGGCACTGAGGGTGTGACGGTGACTATGATCTCTGCGAACCATTGTCCTGGAAGCTCCCTGTTTTTGTTCGAGAAGAGCATCGGGAAGGGAAACAGTGCAAGGAAGCAACGAATATTGCATTGCGGCGACTTCAGGGCTTGTCCGGCACAAGTCGGGCATCCTCTGTTGAAACCCGAGGTGCAGGACTCGATTTCCGGCAAGACCAAGCAGCAAAAGATCGATGTTTGCTACCTGGACACGACTTACCTCAATCCACGCTACTCGTTCCCGCCACAAAACGATGTCATCAAGGCTTGCGCAGATATGTGCAAGTCCTTGGCTCCGGATCAGTCGTTGATGGACGACACATGGGACAAAATTAACAGAGAGGCTGGCACGGGAACCGTCAGCAAGTTCTTCACCAAGGTGAATGCGGATGGAGAAGTATCGGAGTCCAACCCGAAAACTGCCCCCAAGGACCGTCTTCTTGTCATCTGCGGAACTTACTCAATCGGCAAAGAGCGGATTTGCAAGGCCATCGCCCAGGCTTTGGGTAGCAAGATTTTTGCATCCAAATCCAAGATTAGGATTTGCTCTAAGCTTGGCGATCCGGAATTGACGGCTCTCATGACAGATAACCCGTACGAGGCTCAAGTCCATATGCAGATGCTAATGGAGATCCGTGCGGAAACCCTCCAGGAGTATCTGAACTCGTACAAGCCTCACTTTAGCCGCATTGTCGGGTTCCGCCCCTCCGGCTGGAACTATCGGCCACAGGGGGCAAGCAAATCAGTGACGGCCAGTACACAGCCAAGCACCATCCCTACGACACAGATTTTCCAGGCCCAGGCATGGCGGTCACGGTTCGGGGCGAAGGACTTCGTACCGCAGCGCGGCAGTACCAAAGAAGCCATGTGTTTCGGGGTGCCATACAGCGAACATAGCAGCTTCCGAGAGCTGGCAATGTTCATCATGTCACTGCACATTGAGAAGGTCGTTCCCACGGTGAACGTCGGCAGCGAGGTATCAAGGAAGAGAATGAAGGGCTGGATCGACAAGTGGTTGGCCGAGAGAAGGAAGGGCGGGCTCCTCCGCCCTCTTGAGGGCGAAGAGGGTGAGTGTAAGGGAGTCAGGCTTTGGGATGGCAAAGATAGCTGTGGAGGAGGTGTCTGGTGGTGA
- a CDS encoding Putative U6 snRNA-associated Sm-like protein LSm2, protein MSSHITVFRKQNLPPPDCVHRLLARYLGLHLVALNLTSITTSLSGSPQPASIKLPTMLFFSFFKTLIDHEVTVELKNDIQIRGILKSVDQYLNIKLEEISVVEELKYPHLSSVKNVFIRGSVVRYVHLPAGSVDVPLLEDATRREAAAQAAKAK, encoded by the exons ATGTCAAGCCACATCACGGTCTTCCGCAAACAAAATCTGCCCCCGCCAGACTGTGTACACCGTCTACTCGCACGGTACCTCGGTCTCCACCTCGTCGCACTCAACCTTACGAGCATCACGACCTCCCTGAGCGGCTCACCACAACCAGCTTCCATCAAACTGCCCACCATGCTCTTCTTCAG TTTCTTCAAGACGCTCATAGACCATGAGGTCACCGTCGAACTCAAGAACGACATCCAGATCCGCGGCATcctgaagagcgtcgatcAGTACCTCAACATCAAGCTGGAAGAGATTTCggtggtcgaggagctcaagtACCCGCACCTG AGTTCCGTCAAAAATGTCTTCATCCGTGGCTCCGTTGTGCGCTACGTCCATCTTCCCGCTGGTTCCGTAGACGTACCGCTCTTGGAGGACGCGACGCGGAGAG AGGCTGCTGCCCAGGCCGCAAAGGCGAAATAG
- a CDS encoding Putative HhH-GPD domain, DNA glycosylase, 8-oxoguanine DNA glycosylase: MSVARVTEWRKLPLSLTELCIDTTLRCGQSFRWRKIKNEWCCTLYGRILSLKQDPTHLHYKVTWPAKPTYPLTPPVVDNELDGDDTEELLRHYLSLKLDLKSLYEQWSAADPNFRKRAPEFGGVRMLSQDAWEALICFICSSNNNISRISQMVHKLCIHYGPLVGHIGDEPFHDFPPPEALTGSSVEAHLRELGFGYRAKYIAQTASIIVNDRPRGWFEGLTNPENPCFRKTPEGSRLPQSTYKEAHEKLLQLAGVGPKVADCVCLMGLGWGEAVPVDTHVWQIAQRDYKFGKTKTKTFNKTMYDAVGDHFRELWGKYAGWAHSVLFTADLKTFSERTVKKEEEGEGVTAKREATGDKDAPVLGTKRKVVKAKVEIKVDHEVTQTASLESSPKRRRTRSQARKTG; encoded by the exons ATGTCTGTCGCCCGGGTGACTGAATGGCGCAAACTGCCTCTTAGTCTCACTGAGTTGTGTATCGACACGACTTTGCGATGTGGCCAATCGTTCCGATGGCGCAAGATCAAGAATGAATG GTGCTGCACACTATACGGCCGAATTTTGTCGCTGAAGCAAGATCCAACTCACCTGCATTACAAGGTCACTTGGCCTGCGAAGCCAACTTATCCGCTCACGCCCCCGGTGGTTGACAACGaactcgacggcgacgacaccgAGGAGTTGCTGCGGCACTACCTGAGTCTCAAGCTAGATCTTAAGTCTCTGTACGAGCAATGGTCCGCGGCAGATCCGAATTTTCGCAAGAGGGCCCCTGAATTCGGCGGCGTCCGCATGCTGAGCCAAGATGCATGGGAAGCCCTGATTTGCTTCATTTGCAGTAGCAACAACAATATCTCGAGGATATCACAGATG GTTCACAAGCTCTGCATACATTATGGACCGCTCGTAGGCCATATTGGAGATGAGCCGTTCCATGACTTTCCACCACCCGAAGCCCTAACGGGTAGCTCGGTAGAAGCGCATCTGAGAgagctcggcttcggctATCGGGCGAAGTATATCGCGCAAACGGCGTCGATCATTGTGAATGACCGGCCCAGGGGCTGGTTCGAGGGCCTGACGAACCCCGAGAACCCATGCTTCAGAAAGACGCCAGAAGGCTCTCGGTTGCCTCAAAGCACGTATAAAGAGGCACACGAGAAGCTCCTCCAACTAGCTGGCGTCGGGCCTAAGGTAGCCGACTGCGTCTGTTTGATGGGACTGGGTTGGGGCGAGGCTGTGCCGGTGGACACGCACGTCTGGCAAATCGCCCAGCGGGATTACAAGTTTggcaagaccaagaccaaAACGTTCAACAAGACCATGTACGACGCCGTAGGGGACCACTTTAGAGAGCTGTGGGGTAAGTATGCGGGCTGGGCGCACTCAGTTCTGTTCACAGCGGACTTGAAGACGTTTTCCGAGCGGACAgtgaagaaagaagaggagggagagggggtgacggcgaagagggagGCTACTGGTGACAAAGACGCGCCGGTTCTGGGGACGAAGCGCAAGGTCGTGAAGGCGAAGGTGGAGATCAAAGTCGATCACGAGGTGACACAGACGGCGTCTTTGGAGTCGTCGccgaagagaaggaggactcGGTCACAAGCACGAAAGACGGGCTGA